Part of the Bacteroides acidifaciens genome, CGGATAAAGACGGCAGTGTCTATATCGGTACTCATGGCGGGGGACTGAGCCGACTGAACCGCCGGAGCGGGAGAATAGAGACATACGATTTCCCACATTCGATTTCTCTGAACAACAGTTGTTATTCTTTATTAGACGGGGCGGACGGAACGCTTTGGGTAGGCGGCATGAACGGGCTTTACCTTTTAGACAAACGAACGGGAGTACTTTCACTGCATCCGTTGGCTAAAAAACATGGGAAGTTGGAGAATGTATTGATATATACATTGTTCCGCGATTCAAAAGGAAGGATATGGATTGGAACAGAAGAGAGTCTGTTCCTGTATGCCGGTGGGAAACTGGAAGAATTACATCTTTCCTCTTCGGCTTATCTGCATGGGCTGATACAAGCCTTTTGTGTGTTGGAAGACAGCCATCACGATATTTGGGTAGGTTCTTCCACGGGGCTATACCGTTATAAGGAAGGTACATCGACCGCTTGGGAACAATATACAATGAAAGACGGTCTGCCGAACGACTTTATTTATAGTATACTGGAAGATGAGCGGGGGCGTTTGTGGCTGACTACCAATAAGGGGCTGGCTTGTTTCAACAGGGAAGAAGGTACTTTCCTTAATTATACGAAGCAGGACGGGCTTCCGCACGACCAGTTCAATTATTACGGAGCTTGCAAGGCGCAGGATGGTACATTCTTCCTGGGTTCTTTGGGCGGTGTTGCCTATTTCAAGCCTTACGAACTGGGGGATAATCCGTATTCTCCGAACGCAGTGGTTACAGGAGCGGTAGTCTTCAATCAAGTGATTACGGACATGAAAAGCGACCGGGTGCGTTATTATCAGGACGAGCAGGGACGAATGTTAGGCATGTCGTTTCCTTCCGACCAAAAACTGTTTAATATCCGTTTCGCTGTTATCAATTATCTGGCGGGTAAACGGAATCAATTCATTTACAAACTGGAAGGATTTGAAACGGAGTGGAACTATTCCCGTCATGTATCGTTTGCGCGGGCGAGTTATTCCAATCTCCCGCCCGGGGAATATGTGTTCAAGGTGAAGGCATGCAACAATAACGGAAAATGGAGCGAAGCGACTACAGAATTCTTTGTGCACATCATCCCGATGTGGTATCAGACTTGGTGGGCAAAGACGCTTTTCGTACTCTTTTCCGTAGGTCTTCTCGTTTTTATTGTATATTTCTTCATCGCCCGTGCCAAGATGAAGATGCAGGTGCGAATCGAACAGATAGAGCGAAGCAAGGTAGAAGAAATCAGCCAGGAGAAAGTACGTTTCTATATGAATATGTCTCATGAACTGCGTACGCCGTTGAGCCTGATACTAGCTCCGTTGGAGGAACTTTTGGGACAGAAAAATCTGTTGGATACTCTTGTGCAGCAGAGGTTGGATTATGTGTATAAGAACGGGCGGAAGTTGTTGCACATTGTCAACCAACTGCTTGATTTCCGTAAAGCCGAGGCGGGCGCGTTGCCTGTTCATGTTGCGCTGACAGATGTAGAAGGGCTGTTGCAGGACGTTCTTGTCATGTTCAATGAGAATGCGCAAAAGCGTAATATAACTGTTAGTATGAAATCAGACCTGGCGGCGGGACGACTGCTTCCGGCAGACAAGACGTACTTGGAGACTATTCTGATGAATCTGCTTTCAAATGCCTTTAAGTTTACACCGGACGGCGGAAGTATTTCGCTTTCTTTAAGTGCGGAAGGGGAAACATATAGCTTCACTGTAAGGGATAGTGGTATCGGCATGTCTGCGGAACAGCTTACCCGTATTTTTGAACGTTTCTATCAAGTAGACGGTCAACGGAAAGGAACGGGTATCGGGTTGTCATTGGTGAAAATGCTGGTGGAGAAACATCACGGGACTATTACCGTGGCAAGTGAGCCTAATCAATATACGGAATTTAAAGTCACTTTACCGGCCAATATAAATGCTTTCACAGAGAAAGAACGGGAAGTACCGGAACATGAAGCCGAAGCGTTGGAACATGAAGCCAAAACTGACGCTTCCTTCCGCGAACTTCCGGTTGTTGATGAATATTTCTCCGGCGACATACCGGCTGCGGTTTCTGAGGAAACGTCCGGGGACGACAGTCAGATAGAGGCTACCGGTGAAGAAGAACGTCCCACTATCTTGCTGGTGGATGATAATAAGGAAATGGTAGATTATCTGAAAGAGAATTTCCGCCGGAACTATGTGACCCTTACTGCCGGAAACGGAGAGGAAGCGTTGGCTATCATGAAAGAGCATCGGGTGGACATCGTTCTTTCCGACGTGATGATGCCGGGAATCGACGGGATTAAACTTTGCCAGCTTATCAAAAGAAACCTGCAAACTTGCCATATACCAGTGCTTCTGCTGTCAGCCAAAGGAAGTGTCGACGCACAGACCGAGGGTATTCAAGCGGGAGCGGACGATTACATGGCAAAGCCATTCTCCATCCAATTGCTGAAAGGCAAAATCGCTAATCAGTTGAAAGCACGTCAACGCCTGAAGCATTATTATTCTAATACGATTGATATTGATACTGCTAAAATGACTTCCAACAACTTGGATGAAGAATTCATGAGCAAAGCGATTCAGGTGGTGGAAGAGAATATCAGTAACGAGGACTTTACATCGGACGAACTGGCAAGCAAGCTTTGTATGAGCCGCTCGTCACTTTATCTCAAGATGAATTCCGTATCCGGTGAACCACCCGCTAACTTTATCCGGCGTATCCGTTTCAATAAAGCCTGCAAACTGTTGCTGGAAGGCCGCTATTCCATTTCTGAAATCAGCGGTATGGTAGGTTTCGGCTCTTCTTCTTATTTCTCTACCAGTTTTAAGAAGTATGTCGGCTGCTTGCCATCGGAATATGTAAAGCAGCACGCTAAATAATAATATCGAACTTGCATAAGACTAATTCTTTAGATACAAAGAGTTAGTCTTCATTATATATGATTTTATTCGTCTGACTACAGTTGAACTTTCGTCTGACTATAGTGATTCTTTCGTCTAACTATAGTCAGACGAAAGAATCACTATAGTCAGACGAATAAAATTATGCATCACCGGAGATAGTTTTATTCGGTTTGTTTTTTAGAGTTTCGGATGTTCTGATTTAATAGTATGTGAATGCTTTTTTATTCTTTTATATCCTCTGTAGCTACCTATAACTCCTGTCTTGGACGATTTTTAAGTTGAAATGCACGAAATCAAAGTCGGATTAGACACTATCAGAGAAGGAAGAACTGAATTGAAAGTCCCGTTTCGGGTGGTTTACCTACATTTGCCTACAGAAAAACCAATCATTTGATATCATGAAAAAAGTATTATTGATTTCATTCGTAATCTTGTCTGCGGCTGCACAGATGACTTATGCGCAAAAACAGGCAGTCATCAAGTTGACGGAGACAACGTTAATGCATGAAATGCGTGCTACTCCTTATCCGCTTGATAAGGCTGTGGTGAATGACCGTGCGGTTTCTTTCCAATGGCCGCTCCGTTCGGATATGAACTCACAGGACAGTC contains:
- a CDS encoding hybrid sensor histidine kinase/response regulator transcription factor, with amino-acid sequence MKDRHLLFKYIFGLSVCFLFFPLYTVLADNSPIHFKRLSVDDGLSQNTVLALTQDHNNKIWVGTIDGLNWYEGSRFASYYKATDDTTSLANNHIYSLHTDPEGAVWIGTQVGLSRYNIVGNNFTNYSSPDNQPMQVFAIGEPEESGRLLLATNTGLMIFDKKTGRMKAQPELAGKTIYSVCRMNDGFLLGTSEGVYFYYERNENVTRLLLQLKGEVISDMFYDDRTGNCWLASLTNGVYCVDNNFQIKRHYNKQNTPAYFLTNSVRTLCQDDKGRVWIGTMEALLILEPETESFQICRFSPEDPTSLGHNSIRSILKDNQGGMWVGTFYGGLNYYHPLAPAFGRLQHSTWWNSLSDNSVNCIAEEPDSENLWIGTNDGGLNYYNRKTGVFSFFRAGTSANSLKSDNIKCIWTDKDGSVYIGTHGGGLSRLNRRSGRIETYDFPHSISLNNSCYSLLDGADGTLWVGGMNGLYLLDKRTGVLSLHPLAKKHGKLENVLIYTLFRDSKGRIWIGTEESLFLYAGGKLEELHLSSSAYLHGLIQAFCVLEDSHHDIWVGSSTGLYRYKEGTSTAWEQYTMKDGLPNDFIYSILEDERGRLWLTTNKGLACFNREEGTFLNYTKQDGLPHDQFNYYGACKAQDGTFFLGSLGGVAYFKPYELGDNPYSPNAVVTGAVVFNQVITDMKSDRVRYYQDEQGRMLGMSFPSDQKLFNIRFAVINYLAGKRNQFIYKLEGFETEWNYSRHVSFARASYSNLPPGEYVFKVKACNNNGKWSEATTEFFVHIIPMWYQTWWAKTLFVLFSVGLLVFIVYFFIARAKMKMQVRIEQIERSKVEEISQEKVRFYMNMSHELRTPLSLILAPLEELLGQKNLLDTLVQQRLDYVYKNGRKLLHIVNQLLDFRKAEAGALPVHVALTDVEGLLQDVLVMFNENAQKRNITVSMKSDLAAGRLLPADKTYLETILMNLLSNAFKFTPDGGSISLSLSAEGETYSFTVRDSGIGMSAEQLTRIFERFYQVDGQRKGTGIGLSLVKMLVEKHHGTITVASEPNQYTEFKVTLPANINAFTEKEREVPEHEAEALEHEAKTDASFRELPVVDEYFSGDIPAAVSEETSGDDSQIEATGEEERPTILLVDDNKEMVDYLKENFRRNYVTLTAGNGEEALAIMKEHRVDIVLSDVMMPGIDGIKLCQLIKRNLQTCHIPVLLLSAKGSVDAQTEGIQAGADDYMAKPFSIQLLKGKIANQLKARQRLKHYYSNTIDIDTAKMTSNNLDEEFMSKAIQVVEENISNEDFTSDELASKLCMSRSSLYLKMNSVSGEPPANFIRRIRFNKACKLLLEGRYSISEISGMVGFGSSSYFSTSFKKYVGCLPSEYVKQHAK